The DNA segment CTGGGAATAAACTACTGTGCAAACTTCCCTCATGTAGAACCGGAAATGAGGTTGTAGATATCGATCCAACTTTATCTGCTCAGTCAGTCCAGCTGAGAAGCAAGACCAGTAAAGACCACAATCAAACAAGTTATATTTGACCAAACTAAGGCAATTTCGATAGAAATATTAATGAACATGTAAGTTGAAAGTAACTATGATGATAAACCATAGTAAATATATTAAGTACAACCATTATGGTTAGTCAACCTTGTCAAGTGAAGCTATTTAATAGCTAAATGATACTGCAAAAGATAGGATTTGACACAATCATGTCAAAAGGCTGCATATATTAGATTCTAAAGCTAAGCAGTTAACAGGTATAAAGGTATGAACTGTGAAGTAAATTACTGCAGAAAGAATAAGAGGGTGGATGAGTAACAAAACTTGGAAGAGACATGATAGAAAcatgagaaaatatcattttaGGAACTCAAATAACACACAACCATTTAACATCAATCAATCTAAAGATTAATGCTACGACATGAACTTGGGCAAGAACTGTTACACACTTATGTTATGACACTAAGATAACTAGCACAATTATCATGCAAATAAAAAAAGGGAACAAACAAATAGGATCTTTTATTGTTGCATAGGATGGACATGTTTTAAAAAGTTTTGTCTGCTTACAAAATGCAGAGAAAAATGACTTGAAGTGGCAGCCATAGAGGGAGTTAAGAAATTCAGATAGATGTGGTATCTTGCCAATCACTGTAAGGATTTCAGGTGCATCCACAACCTGCCATAtaattcatcaaaatataagccggttgaaaaaacacaaaaaacaaaaaacagagaCTCGTCTTATTTATTGGAATACCTTTTGTTTAAGTGAGACTCTGTCCAACGATATAATGCTTGTAAGGACGGTATAGAAAATGAAGGTATCATAAGAGAATATCTCATCAGTTGTGAAGGTCGATATTGAGTCCAAAAACAAACTGGCTGCTTTCTTAAAGTTCCTGGTAGACATGCAATATAAGCCTTCGTATACTTTCAACCTATTCTTTCTCTCCCAATCACCACCACCTTCAAATAAGCTGCCATGATCATGCCAAGATGAAATAGATTCAGCACAAGCCTTATCAGAAAGTGCATAATGGATTTACTCTTTAACACCAGAAATCAAGAACTTACTTCTTAGCCTTGTCAATTGATTTAGAAATGAGATCAAAATCCATGTAAAAGAAGCCAAGTTGTAAGGTATAGAAGACCAGGTCCATCTTTTGACCAGCAGCAACAGTTTTTTCCTCAGTTGTTTTGAGCTGCTCCAATGCCTTTTCCTGTAAATGGAAAAATGAAATATCATGAGTATAAATGTAACACTTAATATCACAGTGAACCTCAGAAATTTGAAGCCCTGAATACCTTGTCACCAATCCGAATGAAGAACAAGGACTTTGCTAAATGAGCTTCACGTACTTCACTTTCTCCTAGGTTTTCTTCAGCATCGGCAATCCTATTTTGTATCAAAAGTGAAATCTTATTTTTGATGTTACATCATAATTGATAATTTCGTAAGACCAAATTCTACTATAAGATTATTGCATATTGCCAAGATTCCGCACACCATATTGGTGAAGTTAGAAAAGGACAATGATTTCTTTAAAATTCACAGTGAAACCACTCTtatattcattatttattttctccTTTAAAGAAATTCAAAGGATAAAACAAGACTGGAAGTAGTTAGAGGTGATACTAAATTTCTTCAAAGCAAGAGATACTATCAGATTTATGACAACATTATTTTACAGATTAGAGATGTTGTCCTAAATCCCGATTAACATATGAACAATGCTACATATCAAGACTTAGTGCCCAGATTAAGGCATGAGTCATGGACATAGAGCATACAACCAGAAGACTTAGATATTCTTTATATACATTAAGTTTTGGCCAAATATAAATCCAAGTATATAATAAGATTTAGAAGGctagatatatatacatttacaagATGGGGTTAAAATCTTATGTCATTATATTTAGGGTTAGAATTTAACTAGGTCCAAAATCAAATATAAATCCAGTAAGGCTTCTATGTGGGATTTATTTCCAGTCAAGAAGCTTAGTGAAACAAATTTCACGAGGTGATTTATGCTAACTGGTTCATATTGTTGAGCAACAAtaaacaaattaatgaaaaaattttatgtgaagatgaGAATGTTAAGATGGATGTCTAGTATCATAACAAAGGAATAAAAATTATTGCATATGTGAAACATGAGCACCACACACTAAACTAAATAAAGGAATCATTTCATGTAATTTGAACATGACCAACGGAAACTTGAAAATGCACAGGCAACGCAACGAGACTCAATCTCAATTACAAATACATAGGAAACTCTGGATCTCATGCCATCTTTAGATAATCTAAAACTTAAAACCAGATGACATATTGAATCACTTACAGTTGACCCTATCCATCTAGAAGTCAAATTCTCCCTTGTATATCGGAACCAATGAAATTACGAAATAGGAACTCAATAATTGCAAAATTCATCTTCTGCCAAAACCCAATCTCAATAACAATATCACTGTGCAATGCCCCAGTCTGATCAATTGTTGAGAACAAGGGTATAAATGCTAGTCCATACTGTATTATATATTGGCCGATCAACAAACCAGGGTGTTACATCAGTCTGGCGGGCACAATTAAATCCATGGTTGACAACTTATGTATGGCTAGTATCTGTGATATATTCTAACACCAATGGTTAAAGCCAACCGTAGAGAGCATCTTTGACATAAAGGATTTGATCtccataaaagagagagagaaaaaaaaaaggctacTTAGATACTTGACCAGATCTACGTCAagaaaatcaaaaaattattgtaaaataaggATAATGCACTGTTAACACGTAAATGTAAATTAAGTGTCTACAAAAAAAATCAGCACAAATCTTGTCGTGAGTAGGAAAATATAAATGAACATATctcatggagaaaaaaaaaataacagaCAATATTGCATATTAAGGAACATTCATTATTTAGTTTCACCGAGTTATTAATCTCTCGCTGTCTCCCTATCCCTCTATGTTTATACGTTTTCTGTGTCATATTCAAACAACATCAATAGGAAACAGaaacaaacaaaaacaagaacTAAAACAACGGATCTCACTTGTCATCGAGCGTCTTAAGCTCGTCCTCGATCCTCTTTCTCATGCGATCAAGAACCGCAGTGTCCATCTCCAGCACCGAGGCGGCAGCGAGGGACTCGTAGAGGGAGGCCATGTCTGTCGAACAAGCATGCAATAACATCAGGACCGCGAATGGaaggaagagagaaagggcaCAAATGGTGGATGTCGTCGTCATCGTTACCACGGGTCTTGACGGCATCGAGGACCTCATCACGGAGGCGGACCTTCTCGATGTCGTCGACGTCGGGGTGGGTGAGGAGGAAGAGCTTGTGGGCGAGGGCGATATGCTGTTGCTGAGTGCCGTCTTGCGCGTCCATTGCTCCCTTACGCTGTCTTCTTTTCCTTCGTCGCTACGTTTCCGCTTCGGTTTTATAGGGTTTCCGCCCTGGCTTAACGGGCGCGGCTTGTTTGTCCACGAAGCCCTGAATCCGAACTCGGAGCCTAAACTGACCCGAATCCGAATCAACGATTGGGGTTTGGGTTTGGGTGGGCTCAACCTCGGTTCGGTTTTCCTATTAAGAATAAAATAATTCCAACGGGTGAAAATTAACCTGAAAGACTTAGTACTCTTATGTAGGTTTTATTTACCAACTCAAAATATCTTGTATTATATCTAACCATTTAATCTGAATTTAGTCCTATCCAAAATAGAAGATCGTTGAATATTTGAAGAAGAAATTTATTTGAAGGCGAAAAATATCTATATATCATATTCTTTTATCTCATAATCATATCATTTATCTCTTTTCATTGTGTTTTGAGGTGAGGACCTTCGATACGTTTCAAGATCttaattattatcattttttatatttaaaaataattaaattatatattagtTGTTTTTTTTAATAGATATAGTATATATAAAGGAGACGTTTTGGGATGCATCAAAtgctttaattattttcttatcaTAAGTAGATGCATTGAAAGGAGACGATGTATTAATTACttggtatatatttttatttttgatagatacatcatgcataaagaatatatTGGGAGAAGTAATATATACTTCGATTATCTTTTTAAACCAATAAAAGGTATTATGCATAAATTGAATATTTTTGATTGCATCAagtgttttcgatacttttttatTGCATAAATTGAATAAGACACCTTAGGTTGAATGGAGCACTTGAATTTTTTTCTAGATTGGGCATAAACGAACACACTTTAAATGTCACCAGcccaataaaatattatatacatttatattgtATCTtttaatacaagtgataaatgggCCGCATTGGGCTATATGGACCTAACACGAGTTGGCAGGCTAAATTAACCCAACCCGAGCCGATCGAGCAAATTGACTTGACCCATGGTCGATCATATTTGACCTAATATAGGTTGGACGGTCAAAACTGACCCGACCGAGTTGATCGGGCAAATTGATCCAACTTAGGTTGGTTGGTTTAGTCAAATTGACCCAAGCAAAATTACTTGACTAGGGCAGAAGAAAACCCTTTTATACAATTGTATCTTAATATTAAACACATGTAGTTAATTAGGACAACGGTAAAAGCCAAGACTTCCGAAATGGTGTCTTTGGTTAAGACTCTTTAAACGAAGGAGATATTACTAATGAGTATGTATGCTTGTGTTGATAACTCATGTAACATAAAAAAGAGGCTTGGCATGATGGTAAATAGATttatacaaaataaataaaaaaaaaaagattgagctTAAAAGGGTGTAaagataattttcttttaataaaaGGACATTTCTTATCTTAGGATGTAACTTCTTTGACTTGCTGCTTTGTAAATCACTTTGATACAAATATTCTTCTTTTCCGATGCAGATGTGCACATCACTGAGAAGAAAATTGTCATCAGGGATGAAAGAATGAGAAGGAGAATCTGAAGAAGAGCAAATGCGGCAGAAGACAGAGACTATACCCACAACTGCTCCATTGATTAAAGGACATTTTTTGACATTCCAAGATGCATGTACAGAAACAGGAAACTAAGGCGATGTTACGAGAGGAAAGACACTATCTCCGTGACGACAAGTTCATTGAACACTGATGTCAACGACCTTGCTTGCAGGTGAAGCCTTTGGAATTGTCACATAGAGCACCCCATCCTTCACCTCTGCCTTGATCTTTTCCAGGTCGATGGTATCGGGCAATGCGATCCTACTGTTATATCGACCATAGCTCTTGGCAGAccattcttcttcctccccttcttttattTCCTTGGGCAGTTTCTCTGCCTTGATGACCAGCATTCTTTCCTCCACCCacaccttgacatcattcttggtcATGCCGGGCATGTCGAACCTCATCTTGTACACACCTTCCCCCTCTTTGATCTCCCATGGGGTCCTTCCCCTCCTATAACCGCTCCCAAATTCCTCACCACCCAGGGAAGGTGATGATGTGACACTGTAACCAAGGGGATCATCCATGATCCTCTCCATCGTCTCCATCATTTGCTGTACTGTTCTCGCGGTAGGAAATCGGTCCCACAGTCCTGAAATTTACATACGTCAACAGCCAATACCAATTCCCTTCACAATGTATAACTAATCCAATCAAGAATTGTCAGAATGTAAAGGAACAAAGATCAGCTGGtagaatgaaaagaaaagaaatcaataGTTTAAAGCTCAAACACAACGAGTCCTTTCCCAAGAAATTTACTAGAAATTGATGGTGTTAAAGCTCATAAACATAATGTTTAAGAAATCAATAAAATTCTACATTTACTAGTTACACAATTAAAATCATTTATCATATGCCTCTCTTACCCAATCTCTAACAAAGAATATGTATGCATTCTGAGCTTCCACCATACATACCCAATTCGAATCATTTATCCGATAGAAGATTTTTCATTTTCTTGTCAGCATGCATTATGAGTTCTTCATTTGAGCTTCCACCATGCATACCCAATTCAAATGATTTATCAGATAGAActtcaatttttttcattttcaagtGAGTCTGCGATGGATGACGAGTCTTCAGATCTTAATTGTCTGCTtcaatcagtttttttttttctcccactTGTATGGTGAATTTGAGAGTGATGGCATATCCAATTTCTCTTCCAAGATAATTGCTACTTTTTCTCCAAGACACAATAGACAGAGCAGAAACGCATGGAATAGATGCTGAAAGACCAACATAAACATCAAAGGAATCTTACCGAGAGGCGCAGAGGGAGCCACACCCCTCCTCGGCGCATGACGCTGCGGCTCCTGCTGTTGTCGCACCTTACCGGCTCTCTGGAGGTGGTCAAGGCTGTCTCTGCCGT comes from the Musa acuminata AAA Group cultivar baxijiao chromosome BXJ1-10, Cavendish_Baxijiao_AAA, whole genome shotgun sequence genome and includes:
- the LOC135595791 gene encoding 26S proteasome non-ATPase regulatory subunit 6-like, whose product is MDAQDGTQQQHIALAHKLFLLTHPDVDDIEKVRLRDEVLDAVKTRDMASLYESLAAASVLEMDTAVLDRMRKRIEDELKTLDDKIADAEENLGESEVREAHLAKSLFFIRIGDKEKALEQLKTTEEKTVAAGQKMDLVFYTLQLGFFYMDFDLISKSIDKAKNLFEGGGDWERKNRLKVYEGLYCMSTRNFKKAASLFLDSISTFTTDEIFSYDTFIFYTVLTSIISLDRVSLKQKVVDAPEILTVIGKIPHLSEFLNSLYGCHFKSFFSAFSGLTEQIKLDRYLQPHFRFYMREVCTVVYSQFLESYKSVTMEAMAAAFGVSIGFIDQELSRFIATGKLHCKIDKVAGILETNRPDAKNALYQATIKQGDFLLNRIQKLSRVIDL
- the LOC135595793 gene encoding small heat shock protein, chloroplastic-like, encoding MPSTISNPNSVSLLPLSSRGRGSSTLGHRFLALHGVRQSPLGAPRNLAVKAMVADGRDSLDHLQRAGKVRQQQEPQRHAPRRGVAPSAPLGLWDRFPTARTVQQMMETMERIMDDPLGYSVTSSPSLGGEEFGSGYRRGRTPWEIKEGEGVYKMRFDMPGMTKNDVKVWVEERMLVIKAEKLPKEIKEGEEEEWSAKSYGRYNSRIALPDTIDLEKIKAEVKDGVLYVTIPKASPASKVVDISVQ